A window of the Scophthalmus maximus strain ysfricsl-2021 chromosome 8, ASM2237912v1, whole genome shotgun sequence genome harbors these coding sequences:
- the mb gene encoding myoglobin: MTDFDMVLKHWGPVEADYASHGNLVLTRLFTEHPDTQKLFPNFAGIPQGDLAGNAAISAHGATVLRKLGDLLRAKGNHATILKPMANSHATKHKIPINNFKLITEVIAKVMEEKAGLDAAGQQALRNVMAVVITDIEANYKELGYAG, from the exons ATGACTGACTTTGACATGGTTTTGAAGCACTGGGGTCCAGTGGAGGCGGACTACGCCAGCCATGGGAACCTGGTGCTGACCCG CTTATTCACAGAGCACCCAGACACCCAGAAGCTGTTCCCCAACTTTGCCGGCATCCCTCAGGGAGACCTGGCTGGTAACGCAGCCATTTCTGCCCACGGTGCCACGGTGCTGAGGAAACTTGGTGACCTGTTGAGGGCCAAAGGAAACCACGCTACCATCCTCAAACCTATGGCCAACAGCCACGCCACCAAGCACAAGATCCCCATCAATAACTTCAAG CTGATAACCGAGGTCATCGCcaaggtgatggaggagaaggcAGGACTGGATGCAGCCGGGCAGCAGGCCCTGAGGAACGTTATGGCCGTTGTCATCACTGACATTGAAGCAAACTACAAAGAGCTGGGCTACGCCGGCTGA
- the pane1 gene encoding centromere protein M, producing the protein MSLLKPFSKLPGLNTANILLVEGEEQFQQSLADALVEETAFTVNVRLAKSLPLPLENEESRPRIDLVVFIINLTSELSFQSAEASLKYLDPGYFLGKVCFMVTNARNASVPTEQLDAVRKLAASLHCPLLFAEDQTPDGVTNAAERLMTILKVAAGLVPMATSLYLSSLTRCTVPLDIDQPSFE; encoded by the exons ATGTCGCTGCTGAAGCCATTTAGTAAACTTCCCGGTTTGAACACAGCAAACATCCTG CTGGTGGAAGGTGAGGAGCAGTTTCAGCAGAGTTTAGCAGATGCTCTGGTGGAGGAGACAGCTttcactgtgaatgt GAGATTAGCCAAGAGTCTCCCTCTGCCCCTGGAGAACGAGGAGAGTCGTCCTAGAATAGACCTGGTGGTGTTCATCATCAACCTGACCTCGGAGCTCAG CTTCCAGTCGGCAGAAGCGTCCCTGAAATATTTGGACCCCGGATATTTCCTGGGAAAAGTCTGCTTCATGGTCACTAATG CTCGCAACGCTTCAGTCCCCACCGAGCAGCTGGACGCAGTCAGAAAGCTCGCAGCGTCTCtccactgccccctgctgtttGCAGAGGACCAG ACACCAGATGGTGTGACCAATGCCGCGGAGAGGCTGATGACCATCCTGAAGGTGGCGGCCGGTCTTGTGCCCATGGCTACATCGCTCTACCTGTCCAGCCTGACTCGGTGCACGGTGCCCCTGGACATCGACCAGCCGAGCTTTGAGTAG
- the zgc:158803 gene encoding LUC7 domain-containing protein, with the protein MSAQAQMRAMLDQLMGTGRDGDTMRQRIKFSDERVCKSHLLDSCPHDILSGTRMDLGECIKVHDLALRADYEIASKEQEYFFELDAAEHLQSFIADCDRRTELAKKRLVETQDEISAEVAAKAERVHELNEEIGKLLARAEQLGGEGNVDEAQQLLEKVEKTRALKKEAEDVYRNSMPASSFQQQKLRVCEVCSAYLGLHDNDRRLADHFGGKLHIGFIEIREKLEKLRKAVVEKQERMRMRRREEREKEDEKERQWEIEREQERERAREWEKERERERERRRSRSRSGDRYRDGGSSSSHRSRRHHSSRPREEGGDRDRERERERERERKHRHKDRHRSHSHSQRNKRKRSSRERTSHTRDGERSLSQERLREGAGEAWRDDRPEFKDWENRERSTSPDTAKGKERERSLSYERERRSSSGERESGEI; encoded by the exons ATGTCGGCCCAGGCGCAGATGCGAGCGATGCTGGACCAGCTCATGGGCACGGGGAGAGACG GAGACACCATGAGGCAGAGAATCAAATTCAGCGACGAGCGGGTCTGCAAGAGTCACCTTCTGGATTCGTGTCCGCATGATATTCTGTCAGGCACC AGAATGGACCTGGGGGAGTGTATAAAGGTCCACGACCTGGCTCTCAGAGCAGACTACGAGATTGCCTCCAAGGAGCAGGAGTACTTTTTCGAACTTGAT gcTGCGGAACACCTTCAGTCTTTCATTGCGGACTGTGATCGCAGGACTGAGCTGGCCAAGAAGAGACTAGTTGAGACACAGGATGAGATCAGTGCCGAGGTGGCTGCAAAG GCTGAACGTGTCCATGAGCTGAACGAAGAGATTGGGAAGCTGCTGGCCCGAGCAGAGCAGCTCGGGGGTGAGGGGAACGTGGACGAAgcccagcagctgctggagaaggtggagaagaCCCGGGCCTTAAAGAAAGAAGCAGAG GATGTTTACAGAAACTCAATGCCAGCATCCAGCTTTCAGCAACAGAAACTACGGGTGTGCGAGGTCTGCTCTGCCTACTTGGGTCTCCACGACAATGATCGACGTTTGGCCGACCACTTTGGTGGCAAACTGCACATTGGCTTCATCGAAATTCGCGAGAAGCTTGAAAAGCTAAGG AAAGCAGTTGTAGAGAAACAAGAAAGAATGCGaatgaggagacgagaggagcgcgagaaagaagatgaaaaagagcGACAGTGGGAAATTGAAcgggagcaagagagagaaagagcccgagagtgggagaaagaacgagagagggagagggagcgtcGGAG GTCGAGATCTAGAAGTGGAGACCGTTACAG GGACGGAGGCAGTTCGTCTTCCCACCGCTCAAGGCGCCACCACTCCTCTCGTCCCAGAGAAGAAGGTGGGGATCGGGAtcgtgagagggagagggagagagagagggagaggaaacatCGACACAAGGACAGACATCGCTCCCACTCCCACtctcaaagaaacaaaaggaagag ATCCTCCAGAGAAAGAACATCACACACCCGTGACGGAGAGCGCTCGTTGTCCCAggagagattgagagagggTGCGGGAGAGGCATGGCGTGACGACAGGCCGGAGTTCAAAGACTGGGAAAACAGGGAGAGGTCCACCTCCCCGGACACGGCCAAGGGCAAGGAGCGAGAAAGATCCCTGTCGTACGAGCGGGAGCGACGCTCCAGCTCCGGAGAGCGCGAGTCCGGGGAGATATGA
- the smdt1b gene encoding single-pass membrane protein with aspartate-rich tail 1b, producing the protein MATRILRLPLRLCTRNAAIMGRNTGLKSTNISRTTPIRTVVSSSSGAILPKPDKTPFGLIRMTIVVVPFLYVGTLISKNFAALLEEHDIFVPEDDDDDD; encoded by the exons ATGGCGACTAGAATACTGCGGCTCCCGCTGCGACTTTGCACCAGAAATGCGGCGATAATGGGCCGTAACACCGGCTTGAAATCGACGAACATATCGAGGACGACTCCAATCCGAACCGTAGTATCGTCGTCTTCAGGGGCAATCCTGCCCAAACCGGACAAA ACGCCATTCGGTCTTATCCGCATGACAATAGTGGTGGTGCCTTTCCTGTATGTGGGAACTCTGATCAGCAAGAACTTTGCAGCTCTGTTGGAGGAACACGATATCTTTGTCCCCgaggacgatgacgacgacgactgA
- the LOC118312658 gene encoding TRIO and F-actin-binding protein-like, which yields MLINLNSESEVGMTMEDYILLADIPKIQLESEEEIPGLRRRNQSPSPCRDQRVRTYRHQDEIDVCSSGLEPDVGSRGRERGRDRREKCRDSENGRSSRRPSTASLHTQSSENQSGKHRPSKLKERAPPEHLQTQGWMSRLDEHEKWRKHWFVLGDTSLRYYRDSEPEESDDLDGEIDLTTCVNVSDCDVEINYGLRIQTKRAVFTLSAVTSRIRRNWVKLLKLAIQNNTHQLDTGSEKENPLSRRPSSCQPLTRFTCKDSGYEPTASTTTAANSHQANHHHHRRHQTVDGRLHTDLSPASQREEGEGWDREQAKRLEERNKWFEEGVPFSEMSSRWDSMELKKGSVLVPVIETMDLEVTRKWVEFEKLSFRDISAQTLIGAHQPSSPQASQSPVTTQTYQSSSNEAEHTVTGSQADLTSSQQDLPSSNGVKTNQTNTAEALQKEALSLRKQVESIKKERAAMGIEVDSPCGPGAPCRARLEAMEVNHRKALQELQCQHEREIKDLEEQRDTMLQQESQAAAKAMEALRAAHREELEREVEKARRSPGEAAHVDTSHRGHMPQADVLHSELDVLSDRYSQKCLELNSTEQSSKSRETELGHKEKELEQLRRENQELKAKLAEEISRMRSFITGQRSDMTSLGSAERTMSEVEMLLRAKENEVQYLKKEISCLQSEVQSLNKP from the exons ATGTTGATAAATCTGAATTCTGAATCTGAGGTGGGGATGACCATGGAGGACTACATACTTCTGGCTGATATTCCGAAGATCCAGCTGGAGTCAGAAGAAGAGATTCctggtctgaggaggaggaaccagaGTCCCAGCCCATGTAGGGACCAAAGAGTCAGGACATACAG GCACCAAGATGAAATAGATGTTTGCAGTTCAGGGCTTGAGCCAGATGTGGGGAGccgaggcagggagagagggagagacagacgagAGAAATGTCGGGACTCGGAGAACGGACGATCATCTCGAAGACCGTCGACAGCATCTCTTCATACACAG AGTTCAGAAAATCAAAGTGGAAAGCACAGACCTTCAAAGCTGAAGGAGCGAGCTCCTCCTGAACACCTGCAAACACAG GGGTGGATGTCCAGACTGGATGAACATGAAAAG TGGAGGAAACACTGGTTTGTCCTGGGTGATACTTCGCTGAGGTACTACAGAGACTCAGAGCCTGAGGAG TCAGATGATCTGGACGGAGAGATCGACCTGACgacctgtgtgaatgtgtcagacTGTGACGTAGAGATCAACTATGGACTCCGAATACAA ACAAAGAGAGCAGTGTtcactctctctgctgtgaCCTCCAGAATACGGCGGAACTGGGTGAAGTTACTAAAGCTGGCGATTCAGAACAACACACA CCAATTAGACACCGGCAGTGAGAAAGAGAACCCCCTCTCCCGGAGACCGTCGTCATGCCAACCTCTCACTCGCTTCACCTGCAAGGACTCCGGCTATGAACCAACCGCTTCCACCACCACAGCTGCAAACTCCCATCAGGCCaatcatcaccaccaccgccgccaccaaACAGTAGACGGGCGTCTGCACACAGACTTATCTCCAGCTagtcagagagaagaaggggagggcTGGGACCGCGAGCAAGCGAAGCGAttggaggagaggaacaagtgGTTTGAGGAGGGTGTCCCCTTCAGTGAGATGAGCAGCAGGTGGGACTCCATGGAGCTGAAGAAGGGGAGTGTGCTTGTGCCTGTAATTGAAACCATGGATTTAGAGGTCACCCGGAAGTGGGTAGAATTTGAGAAGCTGTCGTTTAGGGACATTAGTGCACAGACTCTCATTGGAGCCCATCAGCCAAGCTCCCCACAGGCATCACAGTCTCCAGTTACCACCCAGACTTATCAGTCGAGCTCTAATGAGGCTGAACACACTGTCACTGGTTCACAGGCAGATTTAACAAGCTCACAGCAGGATCTTCCATCTTCAAATGGTGTCAAAACCAATCAAACTAATACAGCTGAAGCTCTTCAAAAGGAG GCGCTCTCTCTTCGAAAACAAGTGGAGAGCATTAAGAAAGAGCGTGCAGCCATGGGGATAGAGGTGGACAGTCCCTGTGGCCCCGGGGCCCCCTGTAGGGCCAGACTTGAAGCCATGGAAGTAAACCATCGGAAAGCTCTGCAGGAGCTGCAATGCCAACATGAGAGGGAGATCAAggacctggaggagcagagagacacgatgctgcagcaggagagtCAGGCTGCTGCCAAAG CTATGGAGGCTCTGAGGGCAGCTcacagagaggagctggagagggaggtggagaaggcCAGGAGGTCGCCAGGAGAAGCTGCACATGTGGATACttcacacagaggacacat gCCCCAGGCAGATGTCTTGCACAGTGAGTTAGATGTGCTGTCAGATCGCTACTCTCAGAAGTGCCTGGAGCTGAACAGCACTGAGCAGAGCAGCAAGAGCCGAGAGACGGAGCTCGGCCACAAGGAGAAAGAGCTGGAGCAGCTCCGAAGAGAGAACCAG GAGCTGAAGGCCAAACTGGCTGAAGAGATCAGCCGAATGCGTTCCTTCATCACAGGGCAGAGGTCGGACATGACGTCACTTGGCAGCGCTGAGCGCACTATGTCAGAAGTAGAG atGCTGCTGAGAGCAAAAGAAAACGAGGTGCAgtatcttaaaaaagaaatcagctgTCTACAGAGTGAAGTGCAGTCTCTTAACAAG CCCTGA
- the LOC124850476 gene encoding serine/arginine repetitive matrix protein 2-like, with translation MAPPAENDYCCQFRPNTFDPARCSSCLRPDHMHLSINAVTAAQQDSPQELDADADGDDDDDDDNCASSEVTTSASSDDVSGGWTYEWSLVHSLSPEWELNICVTDIQSSSSNQQDCPERSRSLSSERHCVAQRDMTRLDPSPHRGTESSWMDERRGRDRSRRASESRGVREQESGYFSPDRKGDGVRQMEEVNKRSYRYYERGHPLPSNYVVEPKACVPYRNINLGVPSQRRNTETYIQETWRSESPQRYTYHSNFRREMDSQRNSPSRHSSVSPDHYKTTESLVGPQRGSSLSRSQGRSRASSQLPSHGPSRHTSGRSSPSRRRGSIVSRTGSPSRRREGGAPSHRRTDSFHLQNGDYDALKGCSRESRSLSQASVKHSLDSEKLYRNLEFISRRGSSAIQQNSHEGSQASPRTRTSVSSSANTRTHNSREVSPSRNVYGLHSPTPRRDPHSRDSRQSPSQGSWQGSAHSLLSIPLSRGSSTSRRGADSQVLGGSVSPVAVTATDKGNEGNSKVVGDRSRSNMRRGMEALLISEPKKDAVNAEEVSIPAIWFNFSLCRGQRSHPVGVNSLYHLVT, from the exons ATGGCGCCCCCTGCTGAGAACGACTACTGCTGTCAGTTCCGGCCCAACACCTTCGACCCCGCCCGCTGCAGCTCCTGCCTGCGGCCGGATCATATGCATCTCAGCATCAACGCCGTCACTGCTGCACAACAGGACAGTCCACAAGAGTTG gatgcagatgcagatggtgatgatgatgatgatgatgataattgcGCCTCGTCTGAAGTGACCACAAGTGccagcagtgatgatgtcagcgGTGGCTGGACTTACGAGTGGAGTCTTGTCCACAGCCTGAGTCCTGAGTGGGAACTTAATATCTGTGTCACAGACATTCAATCCAG CTCTTCAAATCAACAGGACTGTCCAGAGAGGAGCAGATCCCTCAGCTCAGAACGGCACTGTGTAGCCCAAAGAGATATGACCCGGTTGGACCCTTCTCCGCACCGAGGCACTGAAAGCTCCTGGATGGACGAGAGGAGGGGCAGAGACAGGTCCCGCCGGGCATCAG AGTCCAGAGGAGTCAGGGAACAAGAGAGTGGTTACTTTTCTCCAGATCGAAAAGGTGATGGTGTGCGGCAGATGGAGGAAGTCAACAAACGGTCCTATCGTTACTACGAGAGGGGACACCCCCTCCCCAGCAACTACGTTGTCGAGCCTAAGGCCTGCGTCCCCTACAGGAATATCAACCTTGGTGTGCCCTCGCAGAGGAGGAACACCGAGACGTATATTCAGGAAACTTGGAGAAGTGAATCCCCACAGAGGTACACGTACCACTCCAACTTCAGACGGGAAATGGACTCACAGAGAAATTCTCCATCCCGTCACAGCTCTGTGAGTCCAGACCACTACAAGACAACTGAATCTCTTGTAGGACCTCAGAGAGGGAGCTCCCTCTCCAGGAGTCAAGGTCGGTCACGTGCCTCATCTCAGCTTCCATCACACGGTCCTTCTCGGCATACATCAGGCAGGTCCAGTCCATCTCGCAGGAGGGGGTCAATCGTCTCTCGGACTGGCTCCCCCtcaagaaggagagaagggggagccCCGTCTCACAGGCGCACAGACTCCTTCCATTTACAGAACGGTGATTATGATGCTCTTAAGGGATGCAGCAGAGAGTCGAGGAGTCTGTCGCAAGCGTCAGTCAAGCACAGCTTGGACTCTGAGAAACTCTACAGGAACTTGGAGTTTATCTCCCGCCGGGGCTCCTCTGCCATTCAGCAAAACTCACATGAAGGATCTCAAGCGTCTCCGCGAACCAGAACATCTGTCAGCAGCTCGGCCAACACTCGCACTCATAACAGCCGGGAGGTGTCACCATCCAGGAATGTCTACGGTTTGCACAGCCCCACCCCACGGAGGGATCCCCACTCCAGGGACAGCAGACAGAGTCCTTCTCAAGGCTCGTGGCAGGGGTCTGCACACTCCTTACTCAGCATCCCACTGTCACGTGGTTCTTCCACATCGAGAAGAGGTGCCGACTCTCAGGTGCTTGGCGGTTCAGTGTCCCCTGTTGCAGTCACTGCAACTGATAAGGGCAATGAGGGGAACAGTAAGGTCGTCGgtgacaggagcaggagcaacATGAGACGAGGCATGGAGGCCTTGTTGATATCTGAACCCAAGAAAGATGCAGTAAATGCTGAGGAGGTGAGTATT CCAGCGATTTGGTTTAACTTCAGCTTGTGCAGAGGCCAGCGATCCCATCCCGTTGGTGTCAACTCTCTATACCACCTGGTCACGTAA
- the LOC118312975 gene encoding ATP-sensitive inward rectifier potassium channel 12-like — MVGTARPNLHYCPRRQTLMITGAMGAVRVNRYSIVSTDEDALKISSLGLHNGHSPLTQQTLSGACMQGEEGGRGGGECTGSEERRGALSLRVKNEPIVHNSCRASPSCRRGLDLGTGRLRSRFVKKNGQCNIVFNNMEDKPRRYLADIFTTCVDIRWRYLLLIFTSTFLLSWLLFGLIFWGVALAHGDFDPRIPAKDGDSRSTVDAGKDEWRPCILHIQGFIGAFLFSIETQTTIGYGFRCVTEECPLAVMTVVVQSIVGCIIDSFMIGTIMAKMVRPKKRAQTLLFSHHAVVALRDGKLCLMWRLGNMRKSHIVEAHVRAQLIKPHVTAEGEYLPLEQTDIDVGYDDGLDRLFLVSPLVVVHEINKNSPLYDLSFTNLLSEDFEIVVILEGMVEATAMTTQARTSYLAKEILWGHRFEPVVFEKGDRYHVDYSRFHETYEVPSTPHCSARELSQMTGRGGQSSSSSSSFSRSPSPFAPRAARHLLGSHSPSAFCYENEVALCCGDDEEEEDVKMEAGSLNIRSDREVTMRDDIHLGFKETFVEEQTVEMLCVLDTENQIGLDRLQPTLPLYISRESGV; from the exons ATGGTTGGAACCGCCCGCCCCAACCTGCATTACTGCCCTCGCAGACAGACCCTGATGATCACCGGTGCCATGGGAGCGGTGCGAGTCAACAG ATACAGCATCGTTTCCACAGATGAAGATGCCCTTAAGATCTCCAGCTTGGGCCTCCACAATGGCCACAGTCCTCTGACTCAGCAGACATTGTCAGGGGCCTGTATGcaaggtgaggagggaggaagaggaggaggagagtgtacaggaagtgaagaaagaagaggggcTTTGTCTCTCAGGGTAAAAAATGAGCCTATTGTCCACAACAGCTGCCGGGCTTCACCTTCCTGCCGCCGGGGCCTGGACCTGGGGACTGGCCGCCTGCGCAGCCGCTTTGTGAAGAAGAACGGCCAGTGCAATATCGTGTTCAACAACATGGAGGATAAGCCACGTCGGTACCTGGCTGACATTTTCACCACCTGCGTGGACATACGCTGGCGCTACCTGCTACtcatcttcacctccaccttccTTCTATCTTGGCTGCTGTTTGGCCTGATCTTCTGGGGAGTGGCGCTCGCACACGGGGACTTTGACCCTCGCATACCTGCGAAGGATGGGGATTCTCGCAGTACTGTAGATGCGGGAAAAGATGAATGGCGGCCATGTATTCTCCACATCCAGGGCTTCATTGGGGCATTCCTCTTCTCCATAGAGACCCAGACCACCATTGGATATGGTTTCCGCTGCGTCACTGAAGAGTGCCCACTCGCTGTGATGACTGTGGTGGTGCAGTCCATAGTGGGCTGCATTATTGACTCTTTCATGATTGGCACCATCATGGCAAAGATGGTGCGGCCCAAGAAGCGTGCACAGACCTTGCTGTTTTCGCATCATGCTGTCGTTGCACTGCGAGATGGTAAGCTGTGCCTCATGTGGCGTCTGGGAAACATGCGAAAGAGCCACATTGTTGAAGCTCATGTTCGTGCACAGCTAATTAAGCCGCACGTGACAGCGGAGGGCGAGTACCTCCCTTTGGAGCAAACAGACATCGATGTTGGCTATGACGATGGGCTGGATCGGCTGTTTCTGGTGTCGCCACTGGTGGTGGTCCACGAGATCAACAAGAACAGTCCTCTGTATGACCTGAGCTTTACCAACCTGCTGAGCGAGGACTTCGAGATCGTGGTTATCCTGGAGGGAATGGTGGAGGCCACAGCTATGACCACTCAGGCCCGCACCTCCTACTTAGCCAAGGAGATTCTGTGGGGCCACCGCTTTGAGCCTGTGGTCTTTGAAAAGGGCGACCGCTACCATGTGGACTATTCCCGCTTCCATGAGACCTATGAAGTGCCATCTACTCCTCACTGTAGTGCCAGGGAACTGAGCCAGATGACGGGTCGTGGCGGGCAGTCCTCATCCTCCAGCTCGAGTTTCTCCAGGTCTCCATCACCATTTGCCCCCAGGGCGGCCCGCCACCTGCTGGGCTCTCACTCCCCCAGCGCTTTCTGCTACGAGAACGAGGTAGCGTTGTGTTGTggggacgatgaggaggaggaggatgtaaAGATGGAGGCGGGAAGCCTGAACATAAGAAGTGACAGAGAGGTAACGATGAGAGATGACATTCACTTGGGTTTCAAGGAGACATTTGTGGAGGAGCAGACAGTGGAGATGCTATGTGTTCTGGACACAGAGAATCAGATCGGCCTTGACAGACTACAGCCCACCCTACCTTTATACATCAGCAGAGAGTCAGGAGTTTAA